In the genome of Nycticebus coucang isolate mNycCou1 chromosome 12, mNycCou1.pri, whole genome shotgun sequence, the window CATGAATGAAAGGGTGTGCATCATTCTTGTCCTTTGCTGTTGGCTGATTGGGTTACTTGTCATACTCCCACCACTTAGCCTAGGAGTTCAGCTAGATTTCTGTAATTCCAATCTCATTGACCATTTTGGCTGTGATGCATCATCTCTTCTCAAGATTGTATGCTCAGACACTCAGTTTGTAGAACAACTTGTTTTAATTATGGCTGTGCTGACTCTCATATTCACACTAGTCTGTGTAATTGTCTCCTATACATATATCATCAAGACCATTTTAAGACTTCCTTCTGCTCATCAAAGAAAAAAGGCTTTCTCCACCTGTTCTTCACACATGATTGTAGTTTCCATCACCTATGGAAGTTGCATCTTTATCTACATCAAGCCAGCTAAGGAAGGAGTGGCCATTAATAAGGTGGTATCATTGCTCAACACCTCAGTTATTCCTTTGATGAACCCTTTTATTTATACTCTCCGGAATAAGCAAGTAAAACAAGCCTTCATGGACTCAGTGAAAAAGATGGTATttctttcaaagaattaaaagactgaaaatatttttcaaatgaaaaatatatacatataaatatttcttcttttaccaTGTCTTCTAATTCAAATCTACAGTATGTTCTCATTAACCACCAaagtttcttttctattattcttAGAACCATGGAATACAATAAGGGACGTGGTCTCATTTCAAACATACCTTCTTACATAATAGTTCATTTTTATAAgtgaatataaaaatgaatttcaagaAGGTCCAAATAAGACTTCACCATCTTTATGTCTGAAACAAAAAGAGACAGCAACAAAAATTTGAGTTCtgcatttgttcatttctttaaatggatagcttttaaagaaaaaaattactcatcTCAGAATTTGTTTCCAGTCTGGCATCTTCCATCCCAGGAAGAGTAGGTAGAGGTGGcttatttatctctctctctctctcttttttagtaATGACAGATATCCTATTACAGGTATTCTGTAAAGCAGAATTCAAAACGTTAGTTTTCTCAATAATCATCAAGACATACGAATAAATAGACTAAAATGGAACTATTTAATCACACTAAACTTCATTAAAATGGAActtagaactttttctaaagaaaataaaaattgttcctTTTTAATATCTCTCTTCTGACTTAATATTTATagagcaaagaaataaatgaaggagCCGAAACCCCATTAATACCTaagtttatatttatgtatttcttgcATGAGTAACTCACAGCAACAGTTTTGTTGATCCTATTAACTATTTTCTAGATATCAGTTCATTTGACAATAAAATACCTTcataatcagaaagaaaaaaacaatctaatGAGTACTTGAACAACTATTTCTAAACTATTTCTAATATCCCCACCGGTATCTTGAGATTTCCATGCTAACTATCAAGCTCTGACTCAAAGATCTAGAACTCTCCAGTCCTTGTCTTTTTGTATAAGGCTGTGATTCCATGcagtagaataaaaaataatatgaaataaattactTTAACAGATGTCTGTTTCTTCCATTATGAATTGAGGATTTTAGTGATAGGAGCAATGTGAAAAGGACCATGCTTTATTCAGTGCCAATTCATACAGACTGACAACTGGATACTCAAAATGATGAATCAGGGTATCATAACAGAACCTTAGTTCTGGTGTCACTGAGTTAGTGTCCTACAATTGGATATTTTTCCTTATGATGTTGAAGTtattcaaaggaaaggaaaagatataTATTCTCCCAATCCTTCCCAATCTCTCTTCTTAGATCCAATAGATATGAATATATCTGTataatttagatatttttataatatcttaTGCCCATTAGTCTCTCAGATTTGAACCCCTTTACTCAAGTTGTAGTCTTGTGAATTTCAGCATCCGCTATACATTGGCTGTATTCAGTACTTTAAGTTCCAGCCTAGTACCCAAGATATTTCACTGAAATTTTAGACTAGTGTTTCAAAAATTTGAGAATTTCCCAGAAATcttgttaaaattcagattcctTTCAGTTGAGCTGGAGTGGAATTTGGGACTCTCCATTTCTAACAAGTTGCCAGGTGCTATTGGTCCAGTGACTCACAGTGTGAGTAGGAAGGCTATAAGATGATGACAGAGAATGTTAGTAATGGATGGTGCCAGTGGAAATGCCTACCTCTGGGGCCAGGAAACCAGGAAAAGGCACTGCTGTGGCTATTACCTCATCCCCCATCTTCGTGCT includes:
- the LOC128562414 gene encoding olfactory receptor 6C2-like; the protein is MKNHSAITTFILLGLTDDPQLQILILVFLFFTYILAVVGNLIIIILTLVDYHLKTPMYFFLRNFSILEIIFTTVCVPRFLYSMTTGDNSVTYNACIIQLFFVILIGATEFFLLTAMSYDRYVAICKPLHYTTIMNERVCIILVLCCWLIGLLVILPPLSLGVQLDFCNSNLIDHFGCDASSLLKIVCSDTQFVEQLVLIMAVLTLIFTLVCVIVSYTYIIKTILRLPSAHQRKKAFSTCSSHMIVVSITYGSCIFIYIKPAKEGVAINKVVSLLNTSVIPLMNPFIYTLRNKQVKQAFMDSVKKMVFLSKN